The following proteins are co-located in the Nycticebus coucang isolate mNycCou1 unplaced genomic scaffold, mNycCou1.pri scaffold_57, whole genome shotgun sequence genome:
- the LOC128579489 gene encoding CAP-Gly domain-containing linker protein 1-like, with the protein MKKRESKYIKDADEEKASLQKSISITSALLTEKDAELEKLRNEVTVLRRENASAKSLHSVVQSLEPNKVKLELKVKNLELQLKENKRQLNSSSGNTDTQAEEDERAQESQIDFLNSVIVDLQRKNQDLKMKVEMMSEAALNGNGDELNNYDSDDQEKQSKKKSCLFCDICDCFELHDTEDCPTQTQMSDDPPHSTHHGSQSEERPYCEI; encoded by the coding sequence atgaaaaaaagagaatccaAGTACATAAAAgatgcagatgaagaaaaagcctCCTTGCAAAAATCCATCAGTATAACTAGTGCCTTACTCACAGAAAAGGATGCAGAGctggaaaaactgagaaatgagGTCACAGTGCTCAGGAGAGAAAACGCCTCTGCCAAGTCCTTGCATTCAGTTGTTCAGTCTCTAGAGCCCAATAAGGTGAAGCTTGAGCTCAAGGTAAAGAACTTGGAGCTTCaactcaaagaaaacaagaggcaGCTCAACAGCTCCTCAGGTAATACTGATACTCAGGCAGAAGAGGATGAAAGAGCCCAGGAGAGTCAGATTGATTTCCTAAATTCAGTAATAGTGGACCTTCAAAGGAAGAATCAAGATCTCAAGATGAAGGTAGAGATGATGTCAGAAGCAGCCCTCAATGGGAATGGGGATGAGCTCAACAATTATGACAGTGATGACCAGGAGAAACAGTCTAAGAAGAAGTCTTGCCTCTTCTGTGACATTTGTGACTGCTTTGAGCTGCATGACACAGAGGATTGTCCTACCCAGACACAGATGTCTGATGACCCTCCCCACTCTACACACCATGGCAGTCAGAGTGAGGAACGCCCGTACTGTGAGATCTGA